The following proteins come from a genomic window of Nostoc sp. ATCC 53789:
- the rtcA gene encoding RNA 3'-terminal phosphate cyclase, whose translation MIEIDGSYGEGGGQVLRTSLSLAAITGEPIRIAGIRAGRKKPGLAAQHLTAVRAAGRICNAQLRGDALGSMLLEFIPGSAVQAGIYTFDVSKAQEGGSAGAIALVLQTILLPLALATGNSQVTLKGGTHVNFSPTVTYIEQVYLPILQRMGVEAQVKLGAWGWFPQGGGEIELQVIGGTQLGGINLLERGELQQVRGIAAVTELPSHIPQRMANRAENLLREAHLKVRVQTLREKGVAPGAGIFLTAEYQNSLTGFGGFGRLRLSAETVAEIACQQLLEFHHTGAAVDEHLADQLLLPATLASQESQYRVAEVSRHLTTNAAVIEQFGLAQITVNEAEKIVSVKSLTS comes from the coding sequence ATGATTGAAATTGACGGTTCCTACGGAGAGGGAGGCGGACAAGTTCTTCGCACTTCCTTAAGTCTAGCCGCCATTACTGGTGAACCCATACGGATTGCAGGCATTCGCGCTGGACGCAAAAAGCCAGGATTAGCAGCACAACACTTAACAGCCGTTCGGGCTGCGGGTAGAATTTGTAATGCCCAACTACGGGGTGATGCTTTGGGTTCAATGTTGCTGGAATTCATTCCAGGTAGTGCTGTGCAAGCTGGAATTTACACCTTTGATGTGAGTAAAGCACAAGAAGGTGGTTCTGCGGGTGCGATCGCTCTTGTTTTACAGACAATTCTCTTACCTTTAGCACTAGCAACGGGTAATTCTCAGGTAACGCTAAAGGGTGGAACTCATGTAAACTTTAGCCCGACTGTAACCTACATTGAGCAAGTTTATCTGCCAATACTGCAACGTATGGGAGTAGAAGCCCAAGTTAAGTTAGGCGCTTGGGGGTGGTTTCCTCAAGGTGGGGGAGAAATAGAGTTACAGGTAATTGGTGGTACTCAACTCGGCGGGATCAACTTGCTGGAAAGGGGAGAGTTACAACAGGTGCGAGGAATAGCAGCAGTAACGGAACTACCTTCTCATATTCCGCAACGGATGGCGAATCGTGCGGAGAATTTGTTACGGGAAGCGCATTTGAAAGTTCGTGTACAGACTTTACGAGAAAAAGGTGTGGCACCTGGAGCAGGTATTTTTTTAACTGCTGAGTATCAAAACAGCTTGACTGGCTTTGGTGGATTCGGGCGTTTGCGGTTGTCGGCAGAGACAGTTGCAGAGATTGCTTGTCAGCAACTGCTTGAATTTCATCATACTGGTGCAGCAGTGGATGAACATTTAGCAGATCAGTTATTATTGCCGGCTACTTTAGCGTCACAAGAAAGTCAGTACCGGGTAGCTGAGGTAAGTAGACATTTGACTACGAATGCCGCAGTGATTGAACAGTTTGGACTGGCGCAAATTACAGTAAATGAAGCTGAGAAGATAGTATCTGTAAAGAGTTTGACTAGTTGA
- a CDS encoding toll/interleukin-1 receptor domain-containing protein, with translation MPVQPHQAIEVFYSYAHEDEKLRDKLENHLTLLRRQGVITGWHDRKIGAGKEWHSEIDTHLDSSQIILLLISANFIASDYCWDVEVKRAMERHEAKEATVIPIILDSVDWESAPFGRIQALPKDAKPVKKWRNHNDAFLSVAQGIRIAIKDLIENS, from the coding sequence ATGCCTGTGCAACCTCATCAAGCTATTGAAGTGTTTTATTCTTATGCTCATGAAGATGAAAAACTGCGCGACAAGCTAGAAAATCACCTCACTCTTTTAAGGCGGCAAGGAGTGATTACAGGATGGCATGATCGCAAAATTGGAGCAGGAAAAGAATGGCATAGTGAGATAGACACTCACTTAGATTCATCTCAGATAATTTTGCTGCTTATAAGTGCAAATTTTATAGCTTCAGATTATTGCTGGGATGTTGAAGTAAAACGGGCAATGGAAAGGCATGAAGCCAAAGAAGCTACAGTTATCCCTATAATTCTTGACTCTGTTGATTGGGAGAGCGCACCGTTTGGAAGGATTCAAGCCCTGCCCAAAGATGCTAAACCTGTTAAAAAATGGCGAAATCATAATGATGCTTTTTTAAGTGTTGCTCAAGGTATCCGAATAGCAATAAAAGACTTGATTGAAAATTCGTAG
- a CDS encoding toll/interleukin-1 receptor domain-containing protein: MRQKLEEHLSILRREGVITSWHRSMISPGKEWESEIDKHLKTSDIILVLISSEFTASDYHWDVLAKQAMEQHKAGTSRVVAILLRPVDDYWKVAFPNIKVLPQDGIPIIKRNPQDTAFKNVAIGIREVAEELTDSTYFIKKVLRWLQVIVILVGNAAVSVFIYVGTVSFSYLFRSSRSRRRNRVSTIPVRLVIFFVLGGTFISFIYQKLNTLEIPLLAPKPIVNSTKSVNTTGWIWIGMVNKTSGSLFVGKKLVLQPSDPKQFPRIEPPIIPSPGTIVTVKYEVNLMKEKSLSGKKIVKLKKGEKLVILKVERFSKVAKNSPYIKLKAQVRKCNSICNK; this comes from the coding sequence ATGCGGCAAAAACTAGAGGAACACCTTAGCATTTTGAGGCGTGAAGGTGTGATTACTAGTTGGCACAGGAGCATGATCAGCCCAGGCAAGGAATGGGAAAGTGAAATTGATAAACATTTAAAGACATCAGATATAATTTTGGTGTTAATTAGTTCAGAATTTACTGCTTCTGATTATCATTGGGACGTTTTGGCGAAGCAAGCTATGGAACAGCATAAGGCTGGAACATCTCGCGTTGTTGCTATTCTGCTCCGTCCAGTTGATGATTATTGGAAGGTCGCATTCCCCAACATCAAAGTTTTGCCCCAAGATGGAATACCTATAATCAAACGAAATCCCCAGGATACAGCTTTTAAAAATGTTGCCATAGGTATTAGAGAAGTAGCTGAGGAACTTACTGATTCCACTTACTTCATTAAAAAAGTTCTGCGTTGGCTCCAGGTAATTGTGATACTTGTTGGAAACGCTGCTGTAAGCGTTTTTATATATGTGGGAACAGTGAGTTTTTCTTATTTGTTTAGATCATCTAGGTCTCGTCGCCGAAATAGAGTCAGCACAATCCCTGTGAGACTAGTTATTTTCTTTGTATTAGGTGGTACATTTATAAGCTTCATTTATCAAAAGCTTAATACATTAGAGATTCCTTTATTAGCACCTAAACCAATTGTAAACTCAACAAAATCAGTAAATACTACTGGCTGGATATGGATAGGTATGGTTAATAAGACCTCAGGTAGTTTATTTGTTGGAAAAAAACTAGTTCTTCAACCATCAGATCCTAAACAATTTCCTCGTATTGAGCCTCCTATCATTCCATCACCAGGAACAATTGTAACTGTTAAATATGAAGTTAATCTAATGAAGGAAAAATCTTTGTCTGGAAAAAAAATCGTTAAACTGAAAAAAGGAGAAAAGCTAGTTATCTTGAAAGTAGAGCGTTTCTCAAAGGTAGCAAAAAATTCGCCTTACATTAAATTGAAAGCGCAAGTTCGGAAATGTAACTCAATTTGTAATAAATAG
- a CDS encoding NAD-dependent epimerase/dehydratase family protein — translation MKVLVIGGDGYCGWATALYLSNRGYEVGILDSLVRRHWDNELGVETLTPIALTQQRLQRWQDLTGKSIDLFIGDITNYEFLSKTLHQFQPNALVHFGEQRSAPFSMIDREHAVLTQVNNVVGTLNLLYAMREDFPDCHLVKLGTMGEYGTPNIDIEEGYITIEHNGRKDTLPYPKQPGSMYHLSKVHDSHNIHFACRIWGLRATDLNQGVVYGVLTEETGMDELLINRLDYDGVFGTALNRFCIQAAIGHPLTVYGKGGQTRGFLDIRDTVRCVELAIANPAQPGEFRVFNQFTEQFSVGDLALMVKNAGNAMGLKVEINHLDNPRVEKEEHYFNAKNTKLLDLGLQPHLLSDSLLDSLLNFAIKYQKRVDHKQIMPKVSWHRN, via the coding sequence ATGAAAGTCCTGGTTATTGGTGGTGATGGATATTGCGGTTGGGCAACTGCTCTTTACCTTTCCAATCGAGGTTATGAAGTTGGAATTTTAGATAGTTTGGTGCGGCGGCACTGGGATAATGAACTAGGTGTCGAAACTCTCACTCCGATCGCACTAACTCAACAACGTCTCCAGCGCTGGCAAGATTTGACGGGTAAATCGATCGACTTGTTCATCGGCGATATTACAAATTACGAATTTCTCAGCAAAACCTTACATCAATTTCAGCCAAATGCCCTAGTGCATTTTGGTGAACAGCGTTCGGCCCCATTTTCCATGATTGACCGAGAACACGCAGTTCTCACCCAAGTCAATAATGTAGTTGGTACGTTGAACTTGTTGTACGCCATGCGGGAAGATTTCCCGGACTGTCATTTGGTGAAGCTGGGAACGATGGGTGAATACGGTACACCCAACATCGACATCGAAGAAGGGTATATCACCATTGAACACAATGGACGCAAGGATACCCTACCTTATCCCAAGCAGCCTGGTTCGATGTACCATTTAAGCAAAGTTCATGATAGTCATAACATCCACTTTGCTTGCCGGATATGGGGATTGCGAGCAACTGATTTAAATCAGGGTGTAGTTTATGGTGTCTTAACCGAAGAAACGGGGATGGACGAACTATTGATTAATCGCCTAGATTACGATGGTGTGTTTGGTACAGCACTAAACCGCTTTTGTATTCAAGCAGCAATTGGACATCCCTTAACTGTCTACGGTAAAGGTGGACAAACTCGTGGGTTTTTGGATATTCGGGATACAGTACGATGTGTGGAATTAGCGATCGCTAACCCCGCACAACCTGGTGAATTCCGCGTATTTAACCAATTTACCGAACAATTTAGCGTCGGTGACTTGGCATTGATGGTGAAAAATGCTGGTAACGCTATGGGGTTGAAGGTAGAAATCAATCACTTAGATAACCCCAGAGTTGAGAAAGAAGAACATTACTTCAACGCTAAAAACACTAAATTGCTTGATTTAGGTTTACAGCCTCACTTGCTCTCTGATTCTCTACTCGATTCTCTGTTAAACTTTGCTATTAAGTATCAGAAACGAGTCGATCACAAGCAAATTATGCCCAAAGTCTCTTGGCACAGAAATTAG
- a CDS encoding glycosyltransferase family 1 protein, with translation MRIALFTETFLPKVDGIVTRLRHTVDHLQRSGNQVLVIAPDGGITEHKGAKVYGITGFPLPLYPELKMALPRPAIGYALEEFQPDVIHVVNPAVLGLAGIFYSKILKIPLIASYHTHLPQYLQHYGLGMLEGFLWELLKGAHNQAALNLCTSTAMVEELTGHGIERVDLWQRGVDTELFHPDLANVEMRSRLSQNHPESPLLLYVGRLSAEKEIERIKPILEAIPEARLALVGDGPHRQALEKHFAGTNTYFVGYLMGQELGSAFASADAFIFPSRTETLGLVLLEAMAAGCPVVAARSGGIPDIVTDGVNGYLFEPTEDVKGAIAATVRLLEQKEQRDIIRQNARQEAESWGWAAATNQLQDYYQKIIFSEQLAK, from the coding sequence ATGAGAATTGCCCTATTTACTGAAACCTTTTTACCCAAGGTTGACGGCATTGTAACACGCTTGCGCCATACTGTTGACCATCTACAGCGTAGTGGTAATCAAGTGCTGGTGATTGCCCCTGATGGAGGCATCACTGAACACAAAGGCGCTAAAGTTTACGGTATTACTGGCTTTCCTCTGCCATTGTATCCAGAATTGAAAATGGCACTTCCCCGCCCAGCCATTGGGTACGCTTTAGAAGAGTTTCAGCCAGATGTGATTCATGTTGTAAATCCAGCCGTTTTGGGTTTAGCTGGCATATTCTACAGCAAAATCCTCAAAATACCCTTAATAGCCTCTTACCATACCCATTTACCTCAATATCTTCAACATTACGGCTTGGGGATGCTAGAAGGTTTTCTTTGGGAACTGCTCAAAGGCGCTCATAATCAAGCAGCTTTGAATCTGTGTACCTCCACAGCAATGGTGGAGGAACTGACAGGACATGGGATTGAACGTGTAGATTTATGGCAGCGTGGGGTGGATACGGAATTATTTCACCCCGATTTAGCTAATGTAGAGATGCGATCGCGTTTATCCCAAAATCATCCAGAAAGTCCATTGCTACTTTACGTTGGGCGGCTTTCTGCTGAAAAAGAAATTGAGCGCATCAAACCAATTTTAGAAGCAATTCCCGAAGCGCGGTTAGCATTGGTTGGAGATGGTCCACACCGTCAAGCACTGGAAAAACACTTTGCTGGCACAAATACTTATTTTGTTGGATATCTTATGGGACAAGAATTAGGTTCTGCCTTTGCGAGTGCTGATGCCTTTATCTTCCCTTCCCGTACAGAAACACTAGGCTTAGTACTACTAGAAGCGATGGCTGCTGGCTGTCCCGTGGTAGCAGCCCGTTCCGGGGGAATTCCTGATATTGTGACAGATGGGGTAAATGGATATCTTTTTGAGCCAACAGAAGATGTTAAAGGAGCGATCGCTGCTACTGTTCGTCTCTTAGAACAAAAAGAACAACGAGACATCATCCGTCAAAATGCTCGCCAGGAAGCAGAAAGTTGGGGTTGGGCAGCTGCAACCAATCAGCTACAAGATTACTACCAGAAGATAATATTTTCTGAGCAGTTGGCAAAATAA
- a CDS encoding GAF domain-containing protein produces the protein MTLPNPGSVLATLTELTQVNRTHALLRRVKDLSVNEFVCLLDFITAEFQQFLRAIELINNEALETMLEKVLEAITLKIGQILQAEHTAIFLVDHDKGQLWSKVPQDNTQKFLEIRTPMTVGIPGHVASTGQYLNISETYTHPLFSPELEKQMGYKIHNILCMPVISSKNQIVAVVQLANKTGNVPFTHDDEERFRDFAASIGIILESCQSFYVAARNQRGATALLRATQTLGQSLDLEATLQIVMEQARILMQADRSTLFLYRKEMSELWTKVAAAADGTNLLEIRIPANRGIAGYVASTGQALNISDAYKDPRFDPSTDRKTGYVTRNILCLPVFNSANELIGVTQLINKQQNSFTASDEEFMRAFNIQAGIALENARLFENVLLEKQYQKDILQSLSDAVISTDMAGRIVTINDAALELLGCPVKNTNTKINKLLWEQNLIGRLVWEVVPIENLQMRLEDSLKTGAKHYVPEQTLMVGISLVKNAVSGSGTFSAQYSILALCDRTNPNVFIPWNLPLTPESEFFSPDEVQTLERSTNLTVNPLTNPEGGVRGGLVVLEDISQEKRMKTTMSRYLTPHVAEQVMALGEDALMVGERKDVTILFSDIRGYTTLTENIGAAEVLSLLNQYFETMVEAVFNYEGTLDKFIGDALMAVFGAPLPLTENHAWRAVQSALDMRQRLEEFNQRRIIQAQPQIRIGIGISSGEVVSGNIGSRKRMDYTVIGDSVNLSSRLEAVTKEYGCDIILSEFTYQMCSDRIWVRQLDKIRVKGKHQAVNIYELIGDRNTPLDANTQEFLYHYHTGRAAYLSRDFSQAIACFKAAKYIQPKDQGVDIHLERARNYLQNPPPESWDGIWTMLTK, from the coding sequence GTGACACTCCCCAACCCTGGCAGCGTCTTGGCTACATTAACTGAACTGACTCAAGTTAATCGGACTCACGCCTTATTGCGTCGCGTAAAAGATTTATCTGTTAATGAATTTGTTTGCCTACTCGACTTCATAACTGCGGAGTTCCAGCAATTTCTTAGAGCTATTGAACTAATCAATAATGAAGCTCTAGAAACAATGTTAGAGAAGGTACTAGAAGCTATCACACTTAAAATAGGTCAAATTCTGCAAGCGGAACACACAGCCATTTTTTTAGTTGACCATGACAAAGGTCAACTCTGGTCAAAAGTTCCTCAAGATAATACCCAAAAATTCTTAGAAATTCGTACTCCTATGACTGTGGGTATCCCCGGTCATGTTGCCAGTACAGGTCAATATTTAAATATATCTGAAACTTATACTCATCCTTTATTTAGCCCAGAACTCGAAAAACAAATGGGCTACAAAATCCATAATATTTTATGTATGCCTGTTATCAGCAGCAAAAACCAGATTGTTGCGGTAGTTCAACTGGCTAATAAAACCGGGAATGTTCCATTTACTCATGATGATGAAGAACGTTTTCGAGACTTTGCCGCTTCTATTGGTATCATTCTGGAAAGCTGCCAATCTTTTTATGTAGCCGCTCGGAATCAACGAGGCGCAACGGCTTTGTTACGCGCAACTCAGACATTGGGGCAAAGTCTGGATTTAGAAGCAACTTTGCAAATAGTCATGGAACAAGCTCGAATTTTAATGCAAGCAGACCGCAGCACGCTGTTTTTATATCGTAAAGAGATGAGCGAACTCTGGACAAAAGTTGCGGCGGCGGCAGATGGCACAAACTTGCTAGAAATTCGTATTCCCGCTAACCGAGGCATTGCTGGCTATGTGGCTTCTACTGGTCAAGCCTTAAATATTTCCGATGCCTACAAAGACCCCCGCTTTGACCCAAGTACAGATAGAAAAACTGGTTATGTGACTCGCAATATTCTATGTTTACCAGTATTTAATTCTGCAAATGAATTAATTGGCGTAACCCAATTAATTAATAAGCAACAAAACAGTTTTACTGCTTCTGATGAAGAGTTTATGCGGGCTTTTAATATTCAGGCGGGAATTGCCTTAGAAAATGCTCGTCTGTTTGAAAATGTATTGTTAGAAAAACAGTATCAAAAAGACATTTTGCAAAGTCTGTCAGATGCAGTGATTTCTACAGATATGGCAGGTCGAATTGTCACAATTAATGATGCAGCTCTGGAGTTATTGGGTTGTCCCGTAAAAAACACCAATACCAAAATTAACAAGCTTTTGTGGGAACAAAATTTGATTGGTCGCTTAGTTTGGGAAGTTGTGCCGATTGAAAATCTCCAAATGCGACTCGAAGATAGTTTAAAAACTGGAGCTAAACATTATGTGCCAGAGCAAACTTTGATGGTGGGAATTTCTCTAGTTAAGAATGCTGTTAGCGGTAGCGGGACGTTTAGCGCTCAGTACTCAATTTTAGCATTGTGCGATCGCACTAACCCCAATGTATTCATTCCCTGGAATCTCCCCCTCACACCCGAATCTGAGTTTTTTAGCCCTGATGAGGTGCAAACATTAGAACGCAGTACAAATCTCACTGTCAATCCCCTAACTAACCCAGAAGGCGGCGTTCGGGGTGGTTTGGTGGTGTTGGAAGACATCAGCCAGGAAAAACGGATGAAAACTACCATGTCTCGCTACCTAACGCCTCATGTAGCCGAACAAGTCATGGCTCTGGGAGAAGATGCTTTAATGGTGGGTGAGCGTAAGGACGTAACCATCTTGTTTTCTGATATCCGAGGCTACACAACACTTACAGAAAATATCGGTGCAGCTGAAGTATTATCCTTGCTCAATCAGTATTTTGAAACGATGGTGGAGGCGGTTTTTAACTACGAAGGCACGCTCGATAAATTTATTGGTGATGCGTTAATGGCGGTATTTGGTGCGCCGCTACCTCTGACAGAAAATCATGCTTGGAGGGCTGTGCAGTCAGCGTTAGATATGCGACAACGCTTAGAGGAATTTAACCAGCGACGAATTATCCAGGCGCAGCCACAAATTCGTATTGGCATTGGCATTAGTTCTGGAGAAGTGGTTTCGGGTAATATTGGTTCCCGTAAACGGATGGATTACACCGTAATTGGAGACAGCGTAAATTTGAGTTCGCGCTTGGAAGCGGTAACTAAAGAATACGGGTGTGATATTATTTTAAGCGAATTTACTTACCAGATGTGCAGCGATCGCATTTGGGTGCGCCAGTTAGATAAAATCCGAGTCAAAGGGAAACACCAAGCAGTTAATATCTACGAGTTAATTGGCGATCGCAACACCCCTCTAGATGCCAACACCCAAGAGTTTTTGTATCATTATCATACTGGACGCGCTGCTTATTTATCGCGCGACTTCTCACAAGCGATCGCTTGTTTTAAAGCCGCCAAATACATCCAACCCAAAGACCAAGGTGTTGATATCCACCTAGAACGTGCGCGTAATTATTTACAAAATCCGCCCCCAGAGTCATGGGATGGTATTTGGACAATGCTTACTAAATAG
- the purC gene encoding phosphoribosylaminoimidazolesuccinocarboxamide synthase, with protein MSVNSKLYEGKAKILYTTDDPEVLLADFKDDATAFNAQKRGSIQGKGKINCSISSQLFKQLEAYGIKTHFIDSPTPNQMLVKAVKILPLEVVIRNIAAGSLCQQTGLPVGTILKQPLVEFYYKNDHLGDPLLTRDRLYLLELATAEQVDAITHLALQINEFLNKFWQQCGITLVDFKLEFGLDSQQQLLLADEISPDTCRLWDTTEEDSNRRVMDKDRFRRDLGNVEDAYQEVLQRVLKAVETTT; from the coding sequence ATGTCTGTGAATTCCAAGTTATACGAAGGCAAAGCAAAAATTCTCTATACAACGGACGATCCGGAAGTCTTGTTGGCTGATTTTAAGGACGATGCCACGGCGTTTAACGCCCAAAAACGTGGCAGTATCCAAGGAAAGGGAAAAATAAATTGTAGCATTTCCAGCCAGCTTTTTAAACAGTTAGAGGCTTATGGTATAAAGACTCACTTTATCGACAGCCCTACCCCGAATCAGATGCTGGTGAAGGCAGTAAAAATTTTACCCTTAGAAGTAGTTATCAGAAATATTGCAGCTGGCAGTCTGTGTCAACAAACAGGCTTGCCAGTGGGTACAATTCTGAAACAGCCTTTGGTTGAGTTTTATTACAAAAACGATCACTTAGGAGATCCTTTGCTCACACGCGATCGCCTTTACCTGCTAGAACTAGCTACTGCGGAACAAGTAGATGCAATTACACATCTAGCATTGCAAATCAATGAATTTCTCAATAAATTTTGGCAGCAATGCGGCATTACCCTAGTAGACTTCAAGCTAGAGTTTGGTTTGGACTCACAACAGCAGTTGCTCTTGGCAGACGAAATTAGCCCTGACACCTGCCGTTTGTGGGATACCACAGAAGAGGACTCAAATCGCCGGGTAATGGACAAAGACCGCTTTCGCCGAGACTTAGGAAATGTAGAGGATGCTTACCAGGAGGTTTTACAAAGAGTGCTAAAAGCAGTAGAAACTACAACTTAA
- a CDS encoding BamA/TamA family outer membrane protein: MRLSPVLLAAIAITVPLGGSLSAKAETAKTSKQTTEVLTLETNQQPEKDTSQLDSSKNLKSRSNLTGIIEAQKSRIVAVYPANPTPGVIVPTSTTPKTAQQTPQINPSPTQQPSPAPDIPPPEIQQPTPSPTPETTPVPENVNPPTTEPLLPTTPEPSTAPDVPFPDGQQRTPAPRPGATPSPQNVNPPTTPESTQPNTVPEANDPRVLVSEVLIRSQSGQLSPELEEQVYRVIRTQPGRTTTRSQLQEDINAIFGTGFFSNVQASPEDTPLGVRVSFVVQPNPVLSKVEVQANPGTGVPSVLPPTTVDEVFKEQYGKILNLRDLQEGIKQLNKRYQDQGYVLANVIGAPQVSENGVVTLQVAEGVVENIRVRFRNKDGQETDEKGQPIRGRTQDYIITRELELKPGQTFNRNTVQKDLQRVYGLGLFEDVNVSLDPGTDPSKVDVVVNVAERSSGSIAAGAGISSASGLFGTVSYQQQNLNGRNQKLGAEVQVGERELLFDVRYTDPWIAGDPYRTSYTTNLFRRSSISLIFDGKDEDIRTFDPNNPSNTDSQDRPRILRLGGGVTFTRPLSSNPYKTSVWTASAGLQYQRVSARDADGNLRKTGAVFNDNGVPLDENGNPTATGQPLEIPLTLSPGGEDDLLLLQLGAQRDLRNNPLQPTSGSYLRFGVDQSVPIGLGNILLTRLRGSYSQYLPIKLINLTKGAQTLAFNLQAGTILGDLPPYEAFTLGGSNSVRGYEEGALGSGRSYVQASVEYRFPVFSVVSGALFFDLGSDLGTSTRAAEVLNKNGSGYGYGLGVRVQSPLGPIRIDYGVNDDGDSRINFGIGERF, encoded by the coding sequence ATGCGTTTATCTCCCGTATTGCTGGCAGCAATAGCAATTACAGTCCCTTTGGGCGGCTCATTGAGTGCAAAAGCAGAAACTGCCAAAACTTCAAAACAGACAACAGAAGTTTTGACACTAGAAACAAATCAGCAGCCAGAAAAGGACACTAGTCAGCTTGACTCTAGTAAAAATCTCAAATCTCGATCTAATCTCACAGGGATTATAGAGGCACAGAAATCTCGGATTGTCGCAGTTTACCCTGCTAATCCGACACCAGGGGTAATAGTGCCAACCTCCACAACGCCAAAAACTGCACAACAAACCCCTCAAATCAATCCCAGCCCAACTCAACAGCCCTCTCCAGCCCCAGACATCCCACCGCCAGAAATTCAACAACCAACGCCTTCCCCAACTCCTGAGACGACTCCAGTCCCAGAGAACGTTAATCCACCGACAACAGAACCTTTATTACCTACAACTCCAGAACCATCTACCGCTCCAGACGTTCCATTTCCAGATGGTCAACAACGAACACCTGCTCCAAGACCAGGTGCTACACCCAGTCCGCAGAATGTTAACCCGCCGACAACTCCAGAAAGTACTCAACCCAACACAGTCCCGGAAGCCAATGACCCCCGCGTACTGGTGTCGGAAGTACTCATTAGATCCCAGTCTGGGCAACTATCACCAGAACTGGAAGAACAAGTTTACAGAGTAATTCGTACCCAACCAGGACGAACAACAACTCGCAGCCAACTGCAAGAAGATATTAACGCCATCTTTGGTACTGGCTTCTTCTCCAACGTCCAAGCATCGCCAGAAGATACCCCCTTGGGAGTGCGGGTGAGCTTTGTTGTACAGCCTAACCCCGTCCTGAGCAAAGTAGAAGTGCAAGCCAATCCTGGCACTGGTGTTCCCTCTGTACTCCCACCTACTACTGTGGATGAAGTATTTAAGGAGCAGTATGGCAAAATCCTCAACTTGCGTGACTTGCAAGAAGGCATCAAGCAGTTAAACAAGCGGTATCAAGACCAAGGTTATGTGCTAGCCAACGTCATTGGAGCGCCCCAAGTCTCTGAAAACGGAGTTGTTACCTTACAAGTAGCAGAAGGTGTAGTAGAGAATATTAGAGTCCGGTTCCGCAATAAAGATGGTCAAGAGACAGACGAGAAGGGACAACCAATTCGCGGACGGACACAAGATTACATCATTACCCGAGAATTGGAGTTGAAGCCAGGGCAAACATTCAACCGCAACACGGTGCAAAAAGACCTACAGCGCGTGTATGGACTAGGGCTTTTTGAAGATGTGAATGTCTCCTTAGACCCTGGTACTGACCCCAGCAAGGTGGATGTAGTCGTGAATGTAGCGGAGCGCAGTAGTGGTTCTATTGCGGCTGGGGCAGGGATTAGTTCTGCTAGCGGACTTTTTGGAACAGTTAGCTATCAACAGCAAAACCTGAACGGTAGAAACCAAAAACTGGGCGCAGAAGTGCAGGTGGGAGAACGGGAACTGTTATTTGACGTGCGATATACAGACCCTTGGATTGCGGGAGATCCTTACCGGACTTCCTACACAACCAATCTTTTTCGCCGCAGTTCCATTTCATTGATTTTTGATGGCAAAGATGAAGATATTAGGACTTTTGACCCAAATAATCCCAGTAATACAGATTCTCAGGATCGCCCCCGCATTCTCCGTCTAGGTGGCGGTGTCACCTTTACCCGTCCTCTTTCCAGCAATCCTTACAAAACTTCCGTTTGGACTGCCTCAGCAGGTTTACAGTATCAACGAGTTTCCGCCCGTGATGCCGATGGCAATCTCAGAAAAACAGGAGCGGTATTCAATGATAATGGAGTTCCTCTGGACGAGAATGGAAACCCCACCGCCACTGGTCAACCACTAGAAATTCCACTTACCTTGTCTCCGGGAGGTGAAGACGATTTACTACTGCTGCAACTGGGGGCACAGCGCGATCTCCGTAATAACCCATTGCAACCCACTAGCGGTTCTTATCTTCGCTTCGGGGTAGATCAGTCGGTTCCTATCGGACTAGGAAACATTCTTCTCACCAGATTGCGGGGTAGCTACAGCCAATATTTACCCATTAAGCTGATTAACCTTACCAAGGGGGCGCAAACCTTAGCATTTAACCTGCAAGCAGGAACTATCCTTGGTGACTTGCCCCCCTACGAAGCCTTTACTCTTGGGGGTAGCAACTCCGTCCGGGGTTACGAAGAAGGAGCATTAGGTAGTGGACGCTCTTACGTGCAAGCATCAGTTGAATATCGGTTCCCAGTTTTTTCAGTAGTCAGTGGCGCACTATTTTTTGATCTCGGCAGCGATTTGGGAACCAGTACCAGAGCGGCTGAAGTATTGAACAAAAATGGTAGTGGCTACGGTTATGGTCTTGGCGTTCGCGTCCAGTCTCCACTGGGGCCAATTCGTATTGACTACGGTGTCAACGATGACGGAGATAGTCGGATTAATTTCGGTATTGGCGAAAGGTTTTAG